CATCACGGTCATCTCATGGATTCCGGAGGTCCGGTGCCCGATGACGGGATCGGGAAACGCCTCCCTCAGCGCCCCCTCCAGGGCCTGCAGCGTGGCGCGCCAGGCTCCGCCGTCCCCCTCCGGCGGATAGAAGGCGAAGTTCGTCCGGATGTTTCGTTCCGTGGCCATGGCCTTCCTTGCACTCGGGGCGTCGCAGCTGACGCAACTCACACAGCGACGATATGACACTCGTTATAGGCGCGTGTACGGTGACAGGCCTCTATAACGCCTGTCATAGGAGGATGCCGTGACGATCATTACCGTCAACACGCCGACGGGACGCCTGAACCTGGAACAGCGGCGCGCCCTGGCCGAAACGCTGACGGATGCGGTCCTCGTACCGGAGGTCGGGCAGTTCACTCCGCCCGCCCGGGTCGGGTTCCAGGTGCACTTCGTCGAGCGCCGACCGGACATGATGGCGATCGACGGACGGCTGCTCGCGGACATCGGCCCGGATGCCGACGTCATGGCGATCGACGTGGCGGTGATGGACGGGGACTGGCGGCAGGAGGTCAGGACAGCGGTCATCGAGCGCGTCCTGGCGGCGCTGGCCGACGCCTGCGGTCTCGCGGAGCCGGCGCCGTCCTGGTGGGTCAACTTCCGCGTCATCGACGAGGGAAGCTGGGGATCCAGCGGCGGG
This is a stretch of genomic DNA from Streptomyces sp. R44. It encodes these proteins:
- a CDS encoding 4-oxalocrotonate tautomerase family protein, whose amino-acid sequence is MTIITVNTPTGRLNLEQRRALAETLTDAVLVPEVGQFTPPARVGFQVHFVERRPDMMAIDGRLLADIGPDADVMAIDVAVMDGDWRQEVRTAVIERVLAALADACGLAEPAPSWWVNFRVIDEGSWGSSGGVLSVLSLLDTGVFTEEKAKAIRAALGA